AATAGACGGCATAATATCACCTCACATTTTTATCCCTATAGACTCTCTTATATAGCGTGTTATAAAGTCTTGCGGCATCCTACTTCCATGTCTATCTGGTATTTCTACAATAATTGGAACAGTTCTTTTAAGCCTTATTTCTTTTATTACATCTTGGATTTTAGAAGACAGCAGTTCCGTTATTAGAATAATACCTATGTTCTTATCACTTATAAGCCTTTTAAGTTCCTTTAAGACTTCATCCCTTTCATGAAGGACAATCCCTTCTATCCCTGCAAGCCTCATACCTGTCAATGTATCAG
This portion of the Thermoanaerobacterium sp. RBIITD genome encodes:
- a CDS encoding V-type ATP synthase subunit F, translating into MKVYLLSDNTDTLTGMRLAGIEGIVLHERDEVLKELKRLISDKNIGIILITELLSSKIQDVIKEIRLKRTVPIIVEIPDRHGSRMPQDFITRYIRESIGIKM